The Gammaproteobacteria bacterium genomic sequence CACAGGGTTTCAAGCCGGATGATTACGGATCTATAAAAAAAGGCTTCTCTTATATAGGTCGCTTATTCCTGGTTTGGATACCGGTATTGATCACGAAGATTATTCAAACTGTGTTTAAGCTGGTCAGCACCCTACTGCATTATGTGTTAAAACCGTTTGTGTGGGTATTCAACCGACTATATACCCTGATAGCCAGATTATATGCACCCTTCCTGACCTGGTCATTAGGCAATCGCTCACTGATTGTGGCCACGAGTATTATGGCTTTTGCTGCAAGTCTGTCTCTGGTGCCCCGTCTCGGAACAGAGTTGATCCCGCAACTGGCGCAAGGCGAATTTTATGCGGATATTCGATTGCAGCCCGGTACACCGATCTCCTCAACCGATTCCGTATTGCGTCAGGCGCAAGAGAATATGCGCAACGATGACCGCATCAAACTCCTGGCATCCGTTGCAGGCACCGGTAACCGGCTGGATGCCGCCCCGGTAGACAGCGGAGATAATGCCGGCCGCCTGAATGTTCAGATCAACAAAGCGGGTCAACAGGGAAACCGGATTGAAAATGGCCTACGCAATGACCTCAGGGAACAATTAAGTGGATTGCCAGGCGTGGCTTACGAATTCGGCACACCGGAACTGGTAAGTTTCAGCACTCCGTTGCAAGTTGTCATTGGCGGATATGACCTGGATCAGTTACAAGCTGCCAGTCAACAAGTTATTCAGCTTATGCAAAATACCGGATTGTTTAGCGATATCCGTTCAACCATTGAACAAGGTCAACCAGAGATCCATATTATTGCCGACACCCAGAAAGCAACTGCCCTCGGTTTGAATGAAAGGGATATTGCCAATAGCGTGGTCAATAAAGTACGCGGAAAGATCGCAACCAAATACTCCTGGCGCGATCGTAAGATCGATGTCCTGATAAGAAGCCTTGATGCGACCGATACCTCACGCGAAGAGATCAATAAGCTGATTATCAATCCGCAAAGTGATCGTCCTGTTCCACTCTCCTCAGTAGCCAGCATCGAGGAATCGTTGGGCCCCTCATCGATCAACAGGATTGACCAAAGACGGGTTGCACTTATTTCTGCCAATGTGCTTGACGGTGATCTGGGTTCGGCCGTGGACATACTTGATAATGAGCTCAAGCAGTCAAGCTTTCCAACAGGTATCAACGCGGAGATCAAAGGCCAAAGCGAAGAAATGCAAGAAGCCTTCAAGTCATTGCAATTTGCCATGCTTTTCGCGATCTTTCTGGTTTATCTGGTCATGGCCTCGCAATTTGAGTCACTGGTTCATCCTTTTGTCATTCTGTTCACCATTCCCTTGGCATTGATCGGCTCAATCCTCGCCTTGTACGTCACCGGTACCACCATCAACGTCGTTGCCCTGATCGGTTTGATCATGCTTGCCGGCATTGTGGTGAATAACGGAATTGTGTTGATTGATCTGATCAATCAGTTACGCGCCGCAGGCTTGGCTAAAACCCAGGCCATTCTTGAAGGCAGTCGTGACCGCTTACGTCCGATTCTCATGACAGCAATGACCACCATTCTCGGCCTTTTACCCATGGCTATTGGAGTCGGCGAAGGCGCCGAGATACGTGCGCCGATGGCGATCACTGTGATTGGCGGTATGCTGGTTGCAACTTTGCTAACATTAATTGTGATTCCGGTGGTGTATTCATTACTGGATAACAAACGCTACCAAAGCGTGTAACCCAGGGATTCAATACAAGGTAACTCCTTATGAATTTGACCGCCGCCGCATTGAAACGCCCAATCACAACAATCATGGCCTTTGTTGCCATGGCCATTATTGGACTGGTCTCTCGTCCCTTAATCCCGCTTGAAAGCTGGCCTGAAGTCGATGCACCTTTTCTTGGAATTCAAATTCCCTACCCGAATGCTACCGCAAAAGAAGTCGAAACCGAGATCGTTAGACCCCTGGAAGAAAGTATTGCGACCATGACGGACGTGCAGCGTATGTTCTCCACATCAAACCGTAATGGCGGATTTGTCGGGATATTTTTTGGCTGGGGCGCCGACATGGAAGGAAAACGTATCGAGCTGCGTGCCAAGATCGATGCCATTTCCGATCAATTCCCGATCGACCTCGAACGTTTGCCGATTTTCTCGTTCAATACCGGCGATGCACCCATCTTAACCATACGCATATCCACCGAACGAGACTTGTCCAATGCCTATCAAATGCTCGATAGGAACGTCATTAAACGATTATCACGCCTGGAAGGAGTTGCCAATGTTCGTTTGGACGGGGTGTTTCCCAAACAAATCTCAATAAAGCTGAATGCCGACCGGGTTGCCGCACATAACATCAATCTCTTCAGCTTGCGCCAACAGTTGCAAAAGACCAATTTTACCGTCAGTGCTGGTGAGATCACGACTTCCAACCAGAAATGGCTGGTTCGACCGCAAGGAGAATTCAACAGTCTGGACGATATTAGAAATGTTTTGATCCAGCCCCAAGGCATCAAACTCTCGGACATTGCTGAAGTTGTTTTGGAGGAACCGGAGCGTGAGCATGGTCGTCATTTGAATGGAACCTATGCGGTTGGGATCGACATTCAAAAAGCCAGTGGCTCAAATCTGGTCAATGTTGCCGATTCGGTTCTCAAGGAGATCTCGGTGATCGGCGGACTGCCTGAAATGCAAGGCATTGAGCTCTATGTAATGAATAATATGGGCGAAGATGTAAAACGCTCATTGACCGAACTGGTCAAAGCCGGAATGATCGGAGCCATACTTGCCTTCATAGTACTCTTTTTGTTTCTACGCGAACCCATGAGTACTCTCATCGTTGCAATGTCAGTACCTTTTTGTTTGCTCATTACAATCGGCGCTATCTATTTTTCCGGCTACAGCTTTAATATCTTGACTTTGATGGGCATGATGCTGGCCATTGGAATGCTGGTTGATAACAGCGTGGTTGTCACGGAAAATATTTTTCGCAAAAGACTGGAAAACAGTGACCCCTACGCAGCCACGATCGAGGCCACCAAAGAAGTCAATCTGGCGATCACTGCCGGCACCCTGACGTCGGTTATTGTTTTTGCGCCAATTGTGTTTAGTGAGGCAAATCCTTTGTTTCTGTTTTTGAAGCACACTGCATTCACAATTATTGTGGCACTTTTGGCTTCGTTACTCATTGCTCAGACTCTTATTCCAATGTTGGCGTCGCGCATCAAGTCGGTAAAAGTAAAAGGCGAAGGCCGGATTATGCGCTGGCTTTCCGGTAAATACGCCAAAATTCTGGCGATTGCCCTGAATAAAGCGCGTTACAGTGTGTTGGGATTAGTGGCCATATTTGTATTGACGGGGGTCGCCATGAACGGTTTCAAGGTGGATATGAATGATGAAGAATCCAGTGACCGCCTGTTCTTGCGTTACAACGTTATCGGCATCCACCCCTTAAGTAAAACCGAGGAAGCGGTCAATATCATTGAAGAATATCTTTTTGCCAATAAGGAAAAATACACCATTGATTCGGTCTATTCCTTTTTCAATACTGACAGGGCTGAATCTACGATTATCTTAAAACAGGATTCACATCTCAATCCGAAACAGGTGCAAAAAGACATTGAAGAAGGATTGCCACAATTGGTGATCGGCACGCCCAGCTTTGAGCGACAACGCATTGGTGGTGACGAAGGATTCAAAGTTCAACTCTATGGCGATTCTACAGAACGTTTACGCGAGATCAGTCGCGAGGTTATGGCAACCTTGCGTGGTGTTGAAGGACTGACCAATGTGTTACCCGACATCTTCCGGTCAGGGCGAGAAGTACAGATCAAAATTAAAAAAGATCGGGCAGCCCAGCTGGGAATTAGTCCGTTATTAGTCGCCAACAGTGTCGCCACCGCTCTACGCGGGGATAGACTACGCAGTATGCGAACCGAAAATGGTGAAACCGAGATCAGGGTTGAATTCGCAGATAAAGATGCCCAGAGTATCTCTAATATTAAATTGATACCCGTATACACCACTAGCGGTGATCGAGTTAATCTTGAGCAAGTTGCCGATGTGATCACCGAATACGGCACTAGCATAATCCGACGTGAAGATCGTCGCACAACCCTGGGCATCAGTGCCGATTTTGAGGAAGACGCCGATATTGCTCAAATCCGGGAAGCCACAAACCAGTTATTGGCAAGCTATAACTTCCCGCCGGGTTATGGCTGGGGTCTCGGTCGCTCATTCCAGCAACAGGATGAAGATCAAAAAGCCATGATATTTAATGTTTTGCTGGCGATCCCGTTGATTTTTATTGTCATGGCCGCATTGTTTGAATCTCTGCTCTACCCATTGTCGATCATCACCTCGATCGGTTTTTCTTTTATCGGTATCGTTTTGTTTTTTGCCGCAACTGGCACAACCTTTACCCTGATGTCGGCGATTGGTGCCCTGATCCTTATTGGCATTGTGGTCAACAATGGCATCGTCCTGGTTGAACACATCAACTTTTTACGCAAAACCGGGCTCGAACGTATTTCAGCGATCATTCAGGCGGGTAGAGATCGTCTGCGACCCATTTTAATGACTGTGATCACAACGGTTTTGGGCATGGTGCCGCTGGCGGTAAGTTCAAGCACATTGGCTGGCGCTGACGCGTCTTATGCCCCAATGGCCAAAGCCATTATTGGCGGTTTGCTTTTTTCCACGGTGGTTTCCTTGATCATCGTTCCGGTGATCTACTTGTGGCTTGACAACATGTCAAGATGGGGTCGTGCGGTACGCCAAAGAGCGGCATAGCCATACAAAATAAGCTTGCCAAAAAGAACAAAAAAAGGTTAATTGAGAGTCAACTAAATTTAATCGGAGAATGCATCCGCGTACTGACTCAGGGGATCATCAGGTCGTTGAGACCCCAATAATTTTCATTCAGCACATTCACTTCCAGATTCACATCGGTGATCGTGGTGGTTAGGGATGTACCGCTGACATCATTGACCAGTTTTGTGATGGATTCGGGATCAGGTATCGAATCATCCGGCCGTTTGTATTCGATGTTCTCTTTGAGTTTCGCCATCCGGGTTTGCACTTCGGCCCCCAGATCTTTCAACTGGGCAAATAATTCCAGTTTTTGGGCGCAGCGATGAACAATCTCGTTTTGCTCTGCGGCGGAACCAAATGTGATCTCCCAGGGCTTTTTCCTTTGTGCCTGATAGGTTTTATTGCCCAAGCCCAATTCAGTCAATGACATATAAAAATATTGTGCCAAGGCAATCATGGCGAGATTGATTGAGCGCTTTCCTGCCAGGTCCAGACCATCAAACTCTGGCCAGGGTTGGCTCTCGATCTTGATGCGCTGGTCATACATGGCCTGAATTTCCGAGTAGGCCTCTGACTGGGTTTTCATAGCGATGGCGCGCTGTTTGGAAACGCCCTGTTTACCCAGAAACTGCCAGGGATATTTGTAGGATTCCATCTTTTTGCTCAACTCATCGACCCGCGCATTCACACCGTCGAGCAGCTTTTTGCGATTATCGATGCTTTTATTGATCTTGTTAAGTTTGTCGGTTTTTTGTTGATTAAATTCCATCAACTGCTGTTTGCGCTCACGGTCGCGTTGTTGATCGACCAGACGGTCACGAAACTTGTGGATATAACGATTACAAGTGTCCCAGACTTTACGCAGCTGGTAGTACACGCGCAAGTTCGCGTATTTTTCCGGTTTTTTTAATAATTTTTCCAGCATGACCAGATCTGTTTCCAGTTCTTCGATCCGGTGAGCCTGGGCATCGGTGGTCCTGGTCAGGAGAAGTTTATCTTTCTGGAGCTGGTTGAACTCCTGTTTAAGTTCGGCACGACTTTGAAACAGTTGCATCAACCGTTCTTCAGTATTCCCGTCTGGTTTTTTACCGGCAGATGCCATGTATTCTCCGCAAGCTATAATTTATTATCTAGCTTATTATCCTAACTATCTGTATTTTCATCGATTTTACCTGTGAAAACAAGCTTTCTGGACAAACAATACGCCAACCATTTATTCAAAAACATGTTTTGTTGCCACAAAACCCGCAGTCGGCTCTGATTCAGCGGGAGTGATTTTAGCTGATAATCGGTATTTTCCTGAATACTCGACGTTACCGCCGCACACAAAGCGTCATGATACAGCCGAATACGAAAATGGTTGATGCGAACCGGCTCACCTTGATCAAACAGGTCTTCATCGATACACACCAGGCTTGTGTAGGTGGTTACATCCTCGATCCTGCAGTGCACCGCGTGCTTGTCATAACGAATGGTCGCCTCACCGTAATCGATATGTTTGCGGTCTGCGTTGAGAAAACGCATGAGTTGAATATAGTTACTTTCGTATAAAGCCATTAAAGCCGCAAAACTGACCGGTTTGCTTAAGCGTGGGATAACAATGCGACTGTCGGAATATTTCATGCTTTTATTGTGCGTTACTAGATGCGACGTTTCAAGTCGGTTTGCTGCAAAATTATACTGGCGATCTCTTCCACCGATGAATGCGTGGTGTCGGTATTTTGAATTCTGAATTTGCGATAGATCGCCGCAGCCTGGCGCACTTCATAATTCACTTGCTGCATGGACGCATATCGACTGTCTGGACGGCGTTCCGAACGGATCTGTGCCAGCCGCTCAGGTTCAATATTCAAGCCGAATAATTTATGGCGATGTTTGCTCAGAGAATCCGGCAATTGCAGTTTTTCAAAATTTTCATCAGCCAGGGGGTAATTAGCCGCATAAATCCCGTACTGCAAGGCCAGGAACAAACACGTCGGGGTTTTTCCAGAACGAGACGCGCCAACCACGATCACATCAGCCTCAGCGTAATGATCGGTTCGCACGCCGTCATCATTTGCCAAAGCGTAATTGATCGCGGAAATTTTTTGTGTGTAGGCTTTGGTATCGGCACTGTGCGCTCGTCCGACCTGATGCGTGGAGGCCTTACCCAAAGCTTTCTCCAATGGAGCAATAAATGCCTCGAAAAAATCCATATACAAAACAGCACTTTTATCAAAATGCTGCATAAAGATCTCACGCACCTCATCTTGCACCATGGTACTGAACACAAAAATATGTTCACCACTCTGGGCTGCTTTGGCGTGTATGTCCTGAACTGTCTGCGCGGCCTTATCGATGCTGTTAATAAAGGGGATGGTTACCTGTTTA encodes the following:
- a CDS encoding efflux RND transporter permease subunit, with protein sequence MNLTAAALKRPITTIMAFVAMAIIGLVSRPLIPLESWPEVDAPFLGIQIPYPNATAKEVETEIVRPLEESIATMTDVQRMFSTSNRNGGFVGIFFGWGADMEGKRIELRAKIDAISDQFPIDLERLPIFSFNTGDAPILTIRISTERDLSNAYQMLDRNVIKRLSRLEGVANVRLDGVFPKQISIKLNADRVAAHNINLFSLRQQLQKTNFTVSAGEITTSNQKWLVRPQGEFNSLDDIRNVLIQPQGIKLSDIAEVVLEEPEREHGRHLNGTYAVGIDIQKASGSNLVNVADSVLKEISVIGGLPEMQGIELYVMNNMGEDVKRSLTELVKAGMIGAILAFIVLFLFLREPMSTLIVAMSVPFCLLITIGAIYFSGYSFNILTLMGMMLAIGMLVDNSVVVTENIFRKRLENSDPYAATIEATKEVNLAITAGTLTSVIVFAPIVFSEANPLFLFLKHTAFTIIVALLASLLIAQTLIPMLASRIKSVKVKGEGRIMRWLSGKYAKILAIALNKARYSVLGLVAIFVLTGVAMNGFKVDMNDEESSDRLFLRYNVIGIHPLSKTEEAVNIIEEYLFANKEKYTIDSVYSFFNTDRAESTIILKQDSHLNPKQVQKDIEEGLPQLVIGTPSFERQRIGGDEGFKVQLYGDSTERLREISREVMATLRGVEGLTNVLPDIFRSGREVQIKIKKDRAAQLGISPLLVANSVATALRGDRLRSMRTENGETEIRVEFADKDAQSISNIKLIPVYTTSGDRVNLEQVADVITEYGTSIIRREDRRTTLGISADFEEDADIAQIREATNQLLASYNFPPGYGWGLGRSFQQQDEDQKAMIFNVLLAIPLIFIVMAALFESLLYPLSIITSIGFSFIGIVLFFAATGTTFTLMSAIGALILIGIVVNNGIVLVEHINFLRKTGLERISAIIQAGRDRLRPILMTVITTVLGMVPLAVSSSTLAGADASYAPMAKAIIGGLLFSTVVSLIIVPVIYLWLDNMSRWGRAVRQRAA
- a CDS encoding efflux RND transporter permease subunit, coding for MRLIDIATERRVTIGMAMIAIVIFGLVALSRLSVTLLPDLSYPTLTIRTDLSGTAPEEIETLITKPIEESSGVIKNLKRVRSVSKAGQSDVTLEFNWGTNMDLASVDVREKIDLLNLPEEAGKPLLLRFDPGSEPIIRYALVASSGATPESDDPSGASLESSIETLKRLRRFADERLKTDLEAIDGAASVKISGGFEDEILITVDQENLSQKGLSIQSIADRLQQENINMSGGQIEEDQRRLQVRTVNQFESLDDIKNTIIAINDSRPTYLYEVAKVEMLYKQRKAIFRVNGNEAIELAIYKEGDANTVQVAKRIRNAVESYAAQKQASDPDKEKSDAEDPDGKPSGQQSRNNRGDGQGFMASRKQPLPAGSDLKLVQDQSVFIADAISQVRSAAVLGGLLAIFVLYGFLRDARSTWIIGLTIPVSVIGTFFLMYQMDLSLNIMSLGGIALAIGLLVDNSIVVLENIAQKREKGLDQVQAAKEGTTQVAMAVTASTFTTVAVFFPMVFVSGIAGQLFKDQALTVSFALIFSLIVALTLIPMLSTLGTTRRFEQDAEHELAQGFKPDDYGSIKKGFSYIGRLFLVWIPVLITKIIQTVFKLVSTLLHYVLKPFVWVFNRLYTLIARLYAPFLTWSLGNRSLIVATSIMAFAASLSLVPRLGTELIPQLAQGEFYADIRLQPGTPISSTDSVLRQAQENMRNDDRIKLLASVAGTGNRLDAAPVDSGDNAGRLNVQINKAGQQGNRIENGLRNDLREQLSGLPGVAYEFGTPELVSFSTPLQVVIGGYDLDQLQAASQQVIQLMQNTGLFSDIRSTIEQGQPEIHIIADTQKATALGLNERDIANSVVNKVRGKIATKYSWRDRKIDVLIRSLDATDTSREEINKLIINPQSDRPVPLSSVASIEESLGPSSINRIDQRRVALISANVLDGDLGSAVDILDNELKQSSFPTGINAEIKGQSEEMQEAFKSLQFAMLFAIFLVYLVMASQFESLVHPFVILFTIPLALIGSILALYVTGTTINVVALIGLIMLAGIVVNNGIVLIDLINQLRAAGLAKTQAILEGSRDRLRPILMTAMTTILGLLPMAIGVGEGAEIRAPMAITVIGGMLVATLLTLIVIPVVYSLLDNKRYQSV
- a CDS encoding DUF1249 domain-containing protein, giving the protein MKYSDSRIVIPRLSKPVSFAALMALYESNYIQLMRFLNADRKHIDYGEATIRYDKHAVHCRIEDVTTYTSLVCIDEDLFDQGEPVRINHFRIRLYHDALCAAVTSSIQENTDYQLKSLPLNQSRLRVLWQQNMFLNKWLAYCLSRKLVFTGKIDENTDS
- a CDS encoding kinase/pyrophosphorylase, producing the protein MTNSSELPKRYVYFISDQTGITAETLGKSLLTQFSGIHFKQVTIPFINSIDKAAQTVQDIHAKAAQSGEHIFVFSTMVQDEVREIFMQHFDKSAVLYMDFFEAFIAPLEKALGKASTHQVGRAHSADTKAYTQKISAINYALANDDGVRTDHYAEADVIVVGASRSGKTPTCLFLALQYGIYAANYPLADENFEKLQLPDSLSKHRHKLFGLNIEPERLAQIRSERRPDSRYASMQQVNYEVRQAAAIYRKFRIQNTDTTHSSVEEIASIILQQTDLKRRI